A genomic region of Staphylococcus equorum contains the following coding sequences:
- a CDS encoding BlaZ family penicillin-hydrolyzing class A beta-lactamase PC1 has product MKKLIFLIVIALVLSACNSNSSHAKELNDLEKKYNAHIGVYALDTKSGKEVKFNSDKRFAYASTSKAINSAILLEQVPYNKLNKKVHINKDDIVAYSPILEKYVGKDITLKALIEASMTYSDNTANNKIIKEIGGIKKVKQRLKELGDKVTNPVRYEIELNYYSPKSKKDTSTPAAFGKTLNKLIANGKLSKENKKFLLDLMLNNKSGDTLIKDGVPKDYKVADKSGQAITYASRNDVAFVYPKGQSEPIVLVIFTNKDNKSDKPNDKLISETAKSVMKEF; this is encoded by the coding sequence TTGAAAAAGTTAATATTTTTAATTGTAATTGCTTTAGTTTTAAGTGCATGTAATTCAAACAGTTCACATGCCAAAGAGTTAAATGATTTAGAAAAAAAATATAATGCTCATATTGGTGTTTATGCTTTAGATACTAAAAGTGGTAAGGAAGTAAAATTTAATTCAGATAAGAGATTTGCCTATGCTTCAACTTCAAAAGCGATAAATAGTGCTATTTTGTTAGAACAAGTACCTTATAATAAGTTAAATAAAAAAGTACATATTAACAAAGATGATATAGTTGCTTATTCTCCTATTTTAGAAAAATATGTAGGAAAAGATATCACTTTAAAAGCACTTATTGAGGCTTCAATGACATATAGTGATAATACAGCAAACAATAAAATTATAAAAGAAATCGGTGGAATCAAAAAAGTTAAACAACGTCTAAAAGAACTAGGAGATAAAGTAACAAATCCAGTTAGATATGAGATAGAATTAAATTACTATTCACCAAAGAGCAAAAAAGATACTTCAACACCTGCTGCTTTCGGTAAGACTTTAAATAAACTTATCGCAAATGGAAAATTAAGCAAAGAAAACAAAAAATTCTTACTTGATTTAATGTTAAATAATAAAAGCGGAGATACTTTAATTAAAGACGGTGTTCCAAAAGACTATAAGGTTGCTGATAAAAGTGGTCAAGCAATAACATATGCTTCTAGAAATGATGTTGCTTTTGTTTATCCTAAGGGCCAATCTGAACCTATTGTTTTAGTCATTTTTACGAATAAAGACAATAAAAGTGATAAGCCAAATGATAAGTTGATAAGTGAAACCGCCAAGAGTGTAATGAAGGAATTTTAA
- a CDS encoding MDR family MFS transporter, with protein sequence MNNNKHQKYEYLADDPNFKTLPIILSLIIGAFFAILNETLLNIALTSLMKEFDITLPTVQWMTTGFMLIMGIVAPISALLLQWFTTRQLFLSTMTIFTLGTVICAAAPAFPILLIGRFIQAIGTGMLLPIIFNVFLLIYPPFKRGKIMGIVGFVIMFAPTIGPTLSGVIVEYLGWRSLFIMVIPFSIFSIAFASKFLINVSEVTKPKIDYLSLVFSTIGFGAVIYGFSSAGKSESGFLSINVLIPIIVGIIGIVLFSIRQLNLKEPLIDLRVFKYPMYTHAILMFLIIIMTMFASEIILPIYMQGPLALTAATAGLILLPGSLLNGAMSPFMGYLFDKFGPRVLMIPASIVLSGAMYVMSRLNVDTPLWIVILSYILLMLSVSAIMMPAETNGLNQLPKHLYPHGTAVMTTLQPVAGAIGVAVFVSIMNARQLQFLQNSGKPQDPDTINQAMVAGVELVYFISFSISIIAVILSFIVYRATPKKTD encoded by the coding sequence ATGAACAATAATAAGCACCAAAAATATGAGTATCTAGCGGATGATCCAAATTTTAAAACATTACCCATTATATTGTCGCTAATTATTGGAGCTTTTTTTGCTATATTAAATGAAACATTATTAAATATTGCCCTTACATCTTTGATGAAAGAATTCGATATCACTTTACCAACTGTACAATGGATGACGACAGGGTTTATGTTGATTATGGGAATCGTAGCACCGATTTCTGCGTTGTTGTTGCAGTGGTTTACTACAAGACAGTTATTTTTAAGTACTATGACCATTTTTACTCTTGGAACAGTAATTTGTGCGGCGGCACCAGCCTTTCCTATACTTCTTATTGGACGGTTCATTCAAGCAATCGGGACCGGGATGCTTTTGCCTATTATATTCAATGTATTTTTGCTGATTTACCCCCCCTTTAAACGTGGAAAAATCATGGGAATCGTTGGGTTTGTTATCATGTTTGCGCCAACTATTGGCCCAACGCTATCTGGAGTGATTGTTGAATATCTAGGTTGGCGTTCTTTATTTATTATGGTAATCCCATTTTCAATATTCTCAATTGCATTTGCGTCTAAGTTTTTAATTAATGTATCAGAAGTTACTAAACCTAAAATCGATTATTTATCATTAGTTTTTTCAACTATAGGTTTTGGGGCTGTTATATATGGCTTTAGTAGCGCTGGAAAAAGTGAATCAGGGTTTTTAAGTATCAATGTATTAATTCCAATAATTGTTGGAATCATTGGAATTGTCTTATTTTCAATAAGACAATTAAATTTAAAAGAACCTCTAATAGATTTAAGAGTATTTAAATATCCTATGTATACACACGCTATTTTAATGTTTTTAATAATCATCATGACGATGTTTGCTTCAGAAATAATTTTACCTATCTATATGCAAGGACCATTGGCTTTAACTGCAGCTACTGCGGGGTTAATTTTACTGCCGGGCAGTTTACTTAATGGGGCAATGTCGCCGTTTATGGGATATCTATTTGATAAATTTGGCCCGCGTGTTTTGATGATTCCTGCATCAATTGTGCTAAGTGGGGCAATGTATGTGATGAGTAGATTGAATGTGGATACGCCTTTGTGGATCGTTATTCTTAGTTATATCTTGTTGATGCTATCTGTTTCAGCAATTATGATGCCTGCTGAAACCAATGGGTTAAATCAACTTCCAAAACATTTATATCCACATGGGACTGCAGTGATGACAACTTTACAACCAGTTGCTGGAGCAATTGGTGTTGCAGTATTTGTTAGTATTATGAATGCAAGACAGCTTCAATTTTTACAAAATTCAGGGAAACCACAAGATCCTGACACAATAAATCAGGCAATGGTTGCAGGAGTTGAACTCGTTTATTTTATTAGCTTTTCTATATCCATTATTGCCGTTATCTTATCGTTTATTGTTTACCGAGCGACGCCGAAAAAAACAGATTAA
- a CDS encoding Mph(C) family macrolide 2'-phosphotransferase → MTRHNEIIKCAEKYQLHIQPQTISLNESGLDFQVAFGKDKHGVEWVLRLPRRPDVYKRTKPEKQTVDFLQKNVSFEIPKWKVHAKDLIAYPKLTGKPAATIDPEIQNYVWEIEHKPLPENFINTLAETLVDLHNIPEENINVQHINIKTIQEIKNDFQRRMNKVKETYGVSDELWNRWKQWLENDELWPRHATMIHGDLHPGHIMVDNQANVTGLIDWTEATHSDPSMDFIGHHRVFDDEGLEQLITAYGKAGGEIWPRMKEHIIELNAVFPMFIAEFAMESGESAYETMALKELGMKE, encoded by the coding sequence ATGACTCGACATAATGAAATTATTAAATGTGCAGAAAAATATCAATTACACATCCAACCTCAAACAATCTCATTGAATGAATCGGGACTTGATTTCCAAGTTGCATTTGGAAAAGATAAACATGGAGTAGAATGGGTTTTGAGACTACCAAGAAGACCTGACGTTTATAAACGAACAAAACCCGAAAAACAAACGGTAGACTTCTTACAGAAGAATGTTTCATTTGAAATACCGAAGTGGAAAGTACATGCAAAAGACCTTATTGCTTACCCAAAACTTACAGGTAAACCCGCAGCCACAATAGATCCAGAAATACAAAATTATGTATGGGAAATTGAACACAAACCATTACCAGAAAACTTTATTAACACATTAGCTGAAACACTCGTAGATTTACACAACATACCAGAAGAAAACATTAACGTTCAGCATATAAATATCAAAACCATACAAGAAATAAAAAATGACTTTCAAAGAAGAATGAATAAAGTTAAAGAAACTTATGGCGTATCAGATGAATTATGGAACAGATGGAAACAATGGTTAGAAAACGACGAACTATGGCCTCGACATGCGACCATGATACATGGGGACTTACATCCAGGACATATAATGGTAGATAACCAAGCAAACGTCACAGGTCTCATAGACTGGACTGAAGCAACCCACTCCGACCCATCAATGGACTTTATAGGACACCATCGTGTATTCGACGACGAAGGATTAGAGCAACTTATAACAGCATACGGTAAAGCTGGAGGTGAAATATGGCCACGAATGAAAGAGCATATAATAGAACTCAATGCAGTATTCCCAATGTTTATCGCTGAGTTTGCTATGGAATCAGGAGAATCGGCGTATGAAACGATGGCATTGAAAGAGTTAGGTATGAAAGAGTAG